The following proteins come from a genomic window of Dreissena polymorpha isolate Duluth1 chromosome 1, UMN_Dpol_1.0, whole genome shotgun sequence:
- the LOC127835215 gene encoding cell division control protein 45 homolog isoform X1 — protein sequence MIVKDFRKEFYDVIQHQRVLILVAFDVDALCACKILQSLFQCDQILYTIVPVAGKEELERAFVENSEGTKHVVMINCGANLDVIELLQPEEYIKFYICDSHRPVDVHNVYNAVQVKLLMKSTELSVPEYDDVFRDDDDSENDSGNDSDTSESTKKRKRFDDAAIERRIERRKWEENRVKVLFDYMQFSTYGTSSALLMFELAWRMSKDSNDLLWLAIVGVTDQYVHYKTPREKYIEDVMALQSHVSRLNHKDNEDIISISCLKIQYDDELQLSLYRHWSLFESLCHSINMACKFKVWTLKGQKRLHEFLAEMGLPLTQCKQKFASMDSSLKTNIRTMIQENMNKYGLVDEDVILPSFFAQYGFKNKLCATDVTYVTAAILENMEKGASATDCFLKASDVLSRSNTVAMEKGIELARRQLQAIIAQVQTFLDMHQVISAGPFLYAFMQEGASIVKIFAHPQCIMRLARFTLEAHCSVSRNKKSRNLPLVLGVPLDGEQGTMLVTGIPPLSMDDERKNFFGKAFEQAAASTNCRTSHDFFDTYMMEMKSDDRSKFFDALISLLN from the exons AGGGTCCTGATTCTGGTTGCCTTTGATGTTGATGCATTATGTGCCTGTAAAATATTGCAG agtttattccAGTGTGACCAAATCTTGTACACTATTGTGCCTGTGGCAGGAAAGGAAGAACTTGAGCGTGCTTTTGTGGAGAACTCTGAAggg ACTAAGCATGTGGTGATGATTAACTGTGGAGCCAACCTTGATGTGATAGAACTTCTCCAGCCAGAGGAGTACATCAAATTCTATATCTGTGATAG TCATCGTCCTGTGGACGTCCACAATGTCTACAACGCAGTGCAGGTGAAACTACTCATGAAGTCTACAGAGTTGTCTGTTCCTGAATATGATGATGTCTTCCGTGATGATGACGAT TCAGAAAACGACTCTGGAAACGATAGTGACACCTCGGAGTCAACAAAGAAACGCAAGAGATTTGATGATGCAGCTATTGAAAGGAGAATAGAAAGGCGAAAATGGGAAGAAAACAG AGTCAAGGTGCTGTTTGATTACATGCAGTTTTCTACATATGGAACATCA TCAGCATTACTGATGTTTGAGCTTGCGTGGCGTATGTCCAAGGACTCCAACGACCTCCTGTGGCTTGCCATCGTTGGCGTGACAGACCAGTATGTGCACTACAAGACACCGAGGGAGAAGTACATTGAGGATGTGATGGCACTGCAGTCACATGTCTCCAGGCTTAATCACAA GGATAATGAGGACATCATCTCCATAAGCTGCCTGAAGATTCAGTATGATGACGAGCTGCAGCTGTCCCTGTATAGACACTGGTCACTCTTCGAGAGCCTGTGCCACTCTATCAACATGGCCTGCAAGTTCAAGGTGTGGACGTTAAAGGGACAGAAGCGCCTTCATGAGTTTCTGGCAGAAATGGG CTTGCCTCTGACCCAGTGTAAGCAGAAGTTTGCATCCATGGATTCCAGTCTGAAGACCAACATCAGAACAATGATCCAAGAGAATATGAACAAATACGG TTTGGTCGACGAAGACGTCATCCTGCCTTCATTCTTCGCTCAGTATGGCTTCAAGAACAAGCTGTGTGCTACAGATGTGACCTATGTGACAGCTGCAATCCTGGAAAACATG gAGAAGGGAGCCTCTGCTACAGACTGCTTTTTGAAAGCATCAGATGTATTGTCAAG ATCAAACACTGTTGCGATGGAGAAAGGGATAGAGCTGGCGCGGCGGCAACTGCAAGCAATAATCGCTCAGGTTCAGACTTTCCTTGACATGCACCAGGTGATCTCTGCTGGACCGTTCCTGTATGCCTTCATGCAAGAG GGAGCTTCTATTGTGAAGATATTTGCCCATCCTCAGTGCATTATGAGACTAGCAAGGTTCACACTGGAGGCACATTGTTCTGTG AGTCGTAACAAGAAGTCTCGTAACTTACCACTGGTTCTCGGCGTTCCTCTCGATGGAGAACAGGGGACCATGCTTGTCACTGGGATACCTCCTCTCTCAATGGATGATGAACGCAAAAA CTTCTTTGGTAAGGCGTTTGAGCAAGCAGCAGCAAGCACAAACTGTCGCACCTCCCATGATTTCTTTGACACATACA TGATGGAGATGAAAAGTGACGACCGCAGCAAGTTCTTTGATGCTTTGATAAGCCTGCTGAATTAA
- the LOC127835215 gene encoding cell division control protein 45 homolog isoform X2, whose amino-acid sequence MIVKDFRKEFYDVIQHQSLFQCDQILYTIVPVAGKEELERAFVENSEGTKHVVMINCGANLDVIELLQPEEYIKFYICDSHRPVDVHNVYNAVQVKLLMKSTELSVPEYDDVFRDDDDSENDSGNDSDTSESTKKRKRFDDAAIERRIERRKWEENRVKVLFDYMQFSTYGTSSALLMFELAWRMSKDSNDLLWLAIVGVTDQYVHYKTPREKYIEDVMALQSHVSRLNHKDNEDIISISCLKIQYDDELQLSLYRHWSLFESLCHSINMACKFKVWTLKGQKRLHEFLAEMGLPLTQCKQKFASMDSSLKTNIRTMIQENMNKYGLVDEDVILPSFFAQYGFKNKLCATDVTYVTAAILENMEKGASATDCFLKASDVLSRSNTVAMEKGIELARRQLQAIIAQVQTFLDMHQVISAGPFLYAFMQEGASIVKIFAHPQCIMRLARFTLEAHCSVSRNKKSRNLPLVLGVPLDGEQGTMLVTGIPPLSMDDERKNFFGKAFEQAAASTNCRTSHDFFDTYMMEMKSDDRSKFFDALISLLN is encoded by the exons agtttattccAGTGTGACCAAATCTTGTACACTATTGTGCCTGTGGCAGGAAAGGAAGAACTTGAGCGTGCTTTTGTGGAGAACTCTGAAggg ACTAAGCATGTGGTGATGATTAACTGTGGAGCCAACCTTGATGTGATAGAACTTCTCCAGCCAGAGGAGTACATCAAATTCTATATCTGTGATAG TCATCGTCCTGTGGACGTCCACAATGTCTACAACGCAGTGCAGGTGAAACTACTCATGAAGTCTACAGAGTTGTCTGTTCCTGAATATGATGATGTCTTCCGTGATGATGACGAT TCAGAAAACGACTCTGGAAACGATAGTGACACCTCGGAGTCAACAAAGAAACGCAAGAGATTTGATGATGCAGCTATTGAAAGGAGAATAGAAAGGCGAAAATGGGAAGAAAACAG AGTCAAGGTGCTGTTTGATTACATGCAGTTTTCTACATATGGAACATCA TCAGCATTACTGATGTTTGAGCTTGCGTGGCGTATGTCCAAGGACTCCAACGACCTCCTGTGGCTTGCCATCGTTGGCGTGACAGACCAGTATGTGCACTACAAGACACCGAGGGAGAAGTACATTGAGGATGTGATGGCACTGCAGTCACATGTCTCCAGGCTTAATCACAA GGATAATGAGGACATCATCTCCATAAGCTGCCTGAAGATTCAGTATGATGACGAGCTGCAGCTGTCCCTGTATAGACACTGGTCACTCTTCGAGAGCCTGTGCCACTCTATCAACATGGCCTGCAAGTTCAAGGTGTGGACGTTAAAGGGACAGAAGCGCCTTCATGAGTTTCTGGCAGAAATGGG CTTGCCTCTGACCCAGTGTAAGCAGAAGTTTGCATCCATGGATTCCAGTCTGAAGACCAACATCAGAACAATGATCCAAGAGAATATGAACAAATACGG TTTGGTCGACGAAGACGTCATCCTGCCTTCATTCTTCGCTCAGTATGGCTTCAAGAACAAGCTGTGTGCTACAGATGTGACCTATGTGACAGCTGCAATCCTGGAAAACATG gAGAAGGGAGCCTCTGCTACAGACTGCTTTTTGAAAGCATCAGATGTATTGTCAAG ATCAAACACTGTTGCGATGGAGAAAGGGATAGAGCTGGCGCGGCGGCAACTGCAAGCAATAATCGCTCAGGTTCAGACTTTCCTTGACATGCACCAGGTGATCTCTGCTGGACCGTTCCTGTATGCCTTCATGCAAGAG GGAGCTTCTATTGTGAAGATATTTGCCCATCCTCAGTGCATTATGAGACTAGCAAGGTTCACACTGGAGGCACATTGTTCTGTG AGTCGTAACAAGAAGTCTCGTAACTTACCACTGGTTCTCGGCGTTCCTCTCGATGGAGAACAGGGGACCATGCTTGTCACTGGGATACCTCCTCTCTCAATGGATGATGAACGCAAAAA CTTCTTTGGTAAGGCGTTTGAGCAAGCAGCAGCAAGCACAAACTGTCGCACCTCCCATGATTTCTTTGACACATACA TGATGGAGATGAAAAGTGACGACCGCAGCAAGTTCTTTGATGCTTTGATAAGCCTGCTGAATTAA